The region CATCTGCATTTGATCATTTTAATTTAACATCTGAATAAGGCAACACAAGCAGACTGATCGTTACGTATTTTAAGTTGGCAATTATTGCAGAGTAACACTTTGCTCTTCATGTTCTACACGTTGAACACACATTTCACAAGCATTGATCCAATAGTAGAACATgtttttgattaaaaaaaatgcaCACCCGGGTACTTGGATATTTTCATTTCTCAACCAGACAAATCCATATTCTTGGTCAGGAATGGATTTGTCACCAAATTGGATAAAAATAATGTAACTAATCCTTATCTTCTTTTTTACTGAATCTATTGCAAACTTGATAAAGGTCTACTACAAAATCAGTTGCTTAACTGAAAACTTTAACACACTCTAGGCAAACAAATTAAACTTTTTTCAACCAAAAAAATGACAAATTATCTAGGCGCTGAGTCATTCCATGGGCAAAATCTGCCACTAAGCCCAGGCACAACTGTGTCACGGTTGATGTGTTCTGTAAACTCTTGGTCAACAACCACAGGTTACAGCTGCATCGCCACCAGTTTCCCTGTTTAGAATCAGATCGGCATGTCTTAGAACAACAGGGCAAGATTGAGGTAAAAGATCAtattaatttagaaaatacaATCAGCATACATGATACATCAGTAGCTATATACATGTTCACATAAAAAAACACGCGCACAAACAAAATGATATAAAGGAAGGGAATGTAAAGGTTGAAAATGGATAAGATTAAATACCCTAGTCTTCTTCTTTATCCAGGATATAggattcaaaatttaaaatgaaCGGCTAGGCTTGGCTTCCGCACGAGTGACTCGGATTTGTCTTCCGTCCAAGTCCTGTGTGACAAGAAGTTTAGAATAGACTAGATCAGATAAGATATACAAATTTGAAAAACATAACTTGGAACAAGAACAAGATAAGTTATACTTACAATTCCATTCAAAGACTCAATAGCATTGTTAACCTCATCAGCAGAGTTATAGGTTACAAAACCAAAACCCCTAGACCTTCCACTCTCCCTGTCAAAAACCACCTTGGCATCCACAACCTGTCCTTGCTCACTAAATAAGTCATGGAGAGTTGAATTGTCAGCGCTCCATGGAAGGTTACCGACATAGATTCGGTTACCGGAATTGCCGccgccgcctcctcctcctcttccaccTCGGGGAAATGAATCATCCCTAGCTGGAGGAGGTCCAAAGTTCACTCTCAATGCCCTCCCATCAAGTTCCTGTCATTCATTATCAACttttacttagataaattcaaaGATTAAACACTGCCAACACTCAACAGAACAATGCTTCaaaataaacacacaatgtaTCAACTTACATAGCCATTAAACTGCTGAGCAGCCGCTTCAACTTCATCCATGGAAGACATGGTAACAAAACCAAATCCCCTGCTTCTTCCTGTCGTTTTGTCATAAATCACCTGCCAAAACCAACTTCGTAAGACACATGAAAGCAAACCAAACCCTAGTCTTTCACAAAGGAAAAGACTCAAAATTTTTAAAACAACCAAAGCAATGAAACTTATAAAGAGTAAAGTACCTCAACCATCTCGACATTTCCAGCTCTCTCGAAGAGACCAGCGAGCTGAGCACTGTCACAGTTAAAAGGAAGATTACCCACAAAGAGTTTAAGGTCAGGAGCGAAATTGGGTTCACCGCCGTCGCTCGAAATCTCTTCATCCTGGTCAAACTCAGACGAAATAGCAACATTCCGTACGAACCGAGAGGGGAGGTTACGGAAACCCTTGGCGGGAACGCAAATAAGGTTGACATGGAGCTTGAGAGAAGAAGTGGAGAATGACCGGAGGGAGAGCAAAGCGGGTTTAGGGCTGAAGAGGGAAAGGGTGTTGGGAGCCAGAGAGGCTAGAGCTAGAGAAGAGGCTGCGGCAGACATGTCAGTACCgcttaaaagaagaagaagataaggtTTTTcgaggagagaaagagagggtttGGGTTTAAGAAGaagcaaataaaaaaaaatatcttagagATAAGAAATTATTTATGCCATAGAAGGATATTTATGGAGGGTTTCGGGTCCGGTCCGGATCCGGGTGTTGCCCACTTGTTCTTCTGTCAGATTAGATCACAACCGTTGATATGAGAAATTGGAAATGGATGGTCAGATTGATACCAGCTGTAGATATGACTTGTGGATAGCTTGATTGGTGGTCCAGGGTTGGGTCTGTCTCATGTTTTTATTCACTACACAGTTGCAACTTGGcctaaatttaatttaattcaaGAATATGAATGAATAAAATATCAGtcatttcaaaataaataaaataaaatattagtaacGAGTGTTCTTATGGTGCTCCTTGGGTCGAGTTTATGTCCTGTCGATACAAAACGATATTTGTTTGTCATAAACGACATGCAAAACTTCCCTATAAATTTTATGTCGTTTGTAGTTTGAAATATGTTTGTGGTTTGTGTTTTGCCAATGAATGTGGTAAGTTATTTAAACAAGTGTTTTTTCAAGTTGGAATAGATggaattttaatttaaaaccaaAAGAGTGAAATAGTAGGGGACTTGGGATTTTTGTTTTAAATATATGATAAAATTTTAATAGAGATATAATAgtcaaaatttataaaaaaaataaaactaaaacgtAAAAATGTAATAAGTAAAAAACAGTTGGTTTCCCTTTTTGGGCTGCAACATCTCTTATAGGGAATTCGAAGATGTTGCAACATCTGCAACATCTTCGAAATTACAAGAATTCGAAGCCTCAAACAAAAGAGTGAGCATTAGTCTAAAATCACAAGCATTTTGGCTCTCCTATTTGTATCAGATAGCATTGTCCCAAACAAAAACACATCCTCGCTATCTTGCAATATAACATCCAATAGATGAATTAGTAAACTAGTATGACTAGCACATGACTTTTGTGGCAAGGATTAGATGAAAAAACATTGAAATACAATTATCTCCCACCTAATTTGCTTCATTTTCCACTAAAATGAGATGAGGAAGGGATACAATACTATTAATGATGGATATGGTTTGTAAAAATCTTAAGCATATGCTAACCAACTATTTACGGATAAAAATAGGCACAATTAAGTTCGAAGAATATAAAGTCCATAGCAAACTTGTTTAGGGATACAACTATTAATGATGGATATTAGAGTTATAAAGTCTTGATCAcatttttcaactctctctctctctaaccccTCTTTCTCTAGCTCCCTAAGAACATTCATTTTCTCCAACAAACTCACCAAGAATTGCTTGACTTCCATGAGATTTAAAACTtgttaaatctcacttctcattccaccattgtaaaaatttcaagaaactttgggaatgtttggaatagagatttttgacaATGAAGATCCTTCATGTGCAAGCTTTAGGGTTCTACTTATAAGGGTTTTATCTTTCTAACCCTAACTTTgtgttttgattaattaattatgttttatTCTCTCATTTTTTGTTTATTCATCATAATATTGATGATTCTAAGGTTGTTCAAAAAAATTTGCCAACCACCCAAATCGAATAACTCACTCAAACCAAATCGAATAAACTAGTAAAAAATGCAACCCAGATAACCTAACAACAATGCAAACCACCCAAATATCTCAAATAAACCAAATAAGAGCTTTTTTACATTATATAATATTACATAAATtatctttttaaaaaataaaaagaatggaGGTTGAATCTAATAAACTCATTTCGACTAACTTGGACTCTATTGTGGGAAAGGGTTACTCATGTGATGAGATGATCAAACTTTGTACTCTTGAGATTTTAGAATGATAGTGATAATATGGCATCTAGTTCTTGTAAAGTGAGTAATTATAGTTCTATtattttgtggcataatagatTTGCTCATATAAGTTATGGCGCAATTAAACGAATTGTCAAATGTGTGAATTAATTAGTTATGATGTGATTGAACATGATAACTGTGATTTATGTGTCAAATCTGAAATAGCTAAGAAATTTTTTCATAATGTTGATAGGTGTTCaaacttgttagatttgatacatagtaatTTATGTGAATCGAGCATGCTTATTAGAGGTAAAATTATATACTtttttacttttatagatgattactCTAGGTTTACACATGTGTATTTAGTTAAGAGAAAGGATGAGACATTTAATGTTTTAAGATCTATATAGCGGGATGACGTACCACTTGGTTCCAAAGACGTTGAAATAGAAGTTATGAAAAACCTCCATATCCAGAGGAACAGGACATTTTCTTTAAGCTCTCTTTGTTGTGCCTTTTCTACATCGCATAGCTTCTTCGGAGGCATGACTGTAGAAAACTGTTTTTCCTCGTCTAGGAGTTCTAAATAGAAAAGCATTATCTAGCACCTGTATAAGTTATGAAGATAACACTTCAAAATCGTATCCCAAGTAAAATAGGCATGTAGGGATAAAGGAATGCCTTCTGGGTCATTACACACGAACTTGCACAAAGATAATTTCTCCAAGTTCTCGTCGGTTAGAATATGAATTGGTTTCCACTCTGTACCATATGTGTTCAGTTTCTTGATCTTCTTAGTATTATTGTTAGTAATTTGAAGTGAATTATTGCACTAGCAGTTGTACAACAAAAATATTGCACAAATAAGGGCGAAGATACGACAAGCATAGATACATCATAAATACAAGCATAAAGAATACATATCACGTCTACCAAGGAAAATAATGTTAGAGTTTGTGCCATAAAAGTATGTGaaaagatattttttatttaaataaaagtatatttttattatatttgaatgttataattattgtgtgaataatttatatcaatattataaaatttcatattcatttatgagaatacgATCTTGTATGCAGACaaaagaattaagatcatatataattaataaaatagtcagcaacgTATTAAAGTgcggaatctttaatgaatggttgctaatacggtttactaagcatatgagatACTAGTAATCTATAttcgaattactgatgtggatagacatattggtaaaggtgatgtatataatagtgattatatatgacaggaccaatgtgaattaattatctttaaaaACTTACCGTTTGCTATAAAGAttcaattcatatcataatagataatcatttgtagatcagtctaaaacCATTTTTGGTGTGCTTAATTTTTAGTTACTATCATCTTTTCTACACTCTCTCTACATTTTCTCTTTTCCTTTTGGAAAATCATTTTGTGTCAAGTATGTATTTCTTTCGTAATATATTTTGGATTCtggttatgtgcttctaatatttttcataagattattaagatcatgatgaagcaacttgtaactagataatatttattgttgtatgttgatttcccttgtaatgcaacaaattttatggatttttcttcttcatatatgtctttcatctttaatatcttatattttggattgttagataatattacacattgttcttcattttgcaaaacattatattctttgattaagatgtgtcattaaattgtacacttccaatgcttagaacaaa is a window of Humulus lupulus chromosome 4, drHumLupu1.1, whole genome shotgun sequence DNA encoding:
- the LOC133831097 gene encoding RNA-binding protein CP29B, chloroplastic, encoding MSAAASSLALASLAPNTLSLFSPKPALLSLRSFSTSSLKLHVNLICVPAKGFRNLPSRFVRNVAISSEFDQDEEISSDGGEPNFAPDLKLFVGNLPFNCDSAQLAGLFERAGNVEMVEVIYDKTTGRSRGFGFVTMSSMDEVEAAAQQFNGYELDGRALRVNFGPPPARDDSFPRGGRGGGGGGGNSGNRIYVGNLPWSADNSTLHDLFSEQGQVVDAKVVFDRESGRSRGFGFVTYNSADEVNNAIESLNGIDLDGRQIRVTRAEAKPSRSF